The region TAAAGGTTGCTTCAACAGTGTAGGTTGCCCTCGTCTTTCCGGCTTCGTCTTGAAGCTTCCACGATCCTGAAGAAGTTTTAAAAAGATCACCTTCAGCAAAGCTCCATGTGATTGAATCTGGCGGACTCTCAACCATCCACATCTGATAAGAAAAACTTTTAACCATATTAATTTGATATTCTACAAGCGCCTTGTTGCCATCGCGCCTTATCACTTTGCATGACTTCACTTCACTTAAAAATTCAGAATACTTTTCATAATCATGTATAACGGTGAAGA is a window of Bdellovibrionales bacterium CG10_big_fil_rev_8_21_14_0_10_45_34 DNA encoding:
- a CDS encoding polyketide cyclase yields the protein MASASTTELFNCKMDQFFTVIHDYEKYSEFLSEVKSCKVIRRDGNKALVEYQINMVKSFSYQMWMVESPPDSITWSFAEGDLFKTSSGSWKLQDEAGKTRATYTVEATFKTFVPGPIAKALIQVNLPNMMSAYHKRVSELYGG